Proteins from a genomic interval of Desulfofustis limnaeus:
- a CDS encoding IMP cyclohydrolase has protein sequence MSDIKKMYTTILGDHFPMEMTVTFGDQRLIYRKRTWNIAQEDGRYEERGIRYGENPDQEAALYELVNGNLELGGCRYIEPGNGLVSAISAEDMLQVGKHPGKINLTDIDNGLNIIKYLMERPAAVILKHNNPCGAAVASSLAEAFDRANRADRIAAFGGAVVLNRACDRETAELLADNYLEVVCASDFIENSLDIIKKRKNLRVIKIARIDRLAEFERYRFVDFKSLIDGGIIIQQSALNSVRTPADLKPAIADWQGATYRCEREPTQQEVDDMLFGWAIEHGVTSNSVLYVKNGCTVGIGTGEQDRVGVAEIAVHKAYIKYADILCFDRHRISYADLELAIARGERKTEEKEGIDRQVAADRAGLPGSVMISDAFFPFRDGADVGIRQGVSAILQAGGSLRDFETIQACNEADPKVAMKFTGQRSFKH, from the coding sequence ATGAGTGATATAAAAAAGATGTACACCACCATCCTCGGCGACCATTTCCCCATGGAGATGACCGTCACCTTCGGTGATCAGCGATTGATCTATCGCAAGCGAACCTGGAACATCGCCCAGGAGGACGGCCGATACGAGGAACGGGGCATCCGTTACGGTGAAAACCCCGACCAGGAAGCGGCCCTTTACGAATTGGTCAACGGCAATCTGGAGTTGGGCGGTTGCCGTTATATCGAACCCGGTAACGGTCTGGTCTCGGCCATCAGCGCAGAAGACATGCTGCAGGTGGGCAAACATCCGGGCAAAATCAATCTGACCGACATCGACAACGGGCTCAACATCATCAAATACCTGATGGAGCGGCCGGCGGCGGTGATCCTCAAGCATAATAACCCGTGCGGGGCAGCCGTTGCATCCTCGCTGGCCGAGGCCTTCGACCGGGCCAACCGGGCTGACCGGATTGCCGCCTTTGGTGGCGCCGTCGTGCTCAACCGAGCCTGCGACCGGGAAACCGCCGAACTGCTTGCGGACAATTACCTGGAAGTGGTTTGCGCCTCGGACTTTATCGAAAACAGCCTGGACATCATCAAGAAGAGAAAAAATCTGCGCGTCATCAAGATAGCGCGGATCGATCGCTTGGCCGAGTTTGAACGTTATCGGTTCGTCGATTTCAAGAGCCTTATCGACGGCGGCATCATCATCCAGCAATCGGCGTTGAACTCGGTCCGGACCCCGGCTGACCTGAAACCGGCCATTGCCGATTGGCAAGGCGCGACCTACCGCTGCGAGCGGGAACCCACTCAACAGGAGGTGGACGATATGCTCTTCGGGTGGGCCATAGAGCACGGGGTAACCTCCAATTCCGTCCTCTACGTCAAGAACGGCTGCACCGTCGGTATCGGCACTGGTGAGCAGGACCGCGTCGGGGTGGCCGAGATCGCCGTCCACAAAGCCTACATTAAGTATGCAGATATCCTCTGTTTCGACCGCCACCGGATCTCCTATGCCGATCTGGAACTGGCGATCGCCCGGGGCGAACGAAAGACCGAGGAAAAAGAGGGGATCGACCGGCAGGTGGCCGCCGACCGGGCCGGTCTGCCCGGCTCGGTGATGATTTCCGATGCGTTCTTCCCCTTCCGTGACGGTGCCGATGTGGGGATCAGACAGGGCGTTAGCGCCATTCTCCAAGCCGGAGGATCACTCCGTGATTTCGAA
- a CDS encoding bifunctional UDP-N-acetylglucosamine diphosphorylase/glucosamine-1-phosphate N-acetyltransferase GlmU, with translation MPASSALAVIVLAAGKGTRMKSSRAKVLHEVFFRPMLHHVLDAVQPLRAVKTIVIVGHQGDRVEQAISTFPVTCVEQHEQLGTGHAVLCAKAELADFSGTVLVLCGDSPLLQSHHLQEMLETHHQSGAALTIMTTRLDQPTGYGRIISNQEGAVQAIVEEKDASSQQRRIKEINAGLYCVEKEFLFTALNRVTRDNSQKEMYLTDIVGIAVADGVTVGRYEHPVPFQVLGVNSRVELALAHGEIRQRRNRELLAAGITMYDPASITVAPTVEISPDCTLTERITILGASRLGARCRIGAGVVLDNADIGPDAEIGANSVLSGCSIKAGARVQPLTACVSEEGPGAASG, from the coding sequence ATGCCCGCTTCCTCCGCACTCGCCGTCATTGTCCTAGCCGCCGGCAAAGGTACGAGAATGAAGTCGTCCCGTGCCAAGGTACTGCACGAAGTCTTTTTCCGACCGATGCTTCACCACGTGCTCGATGCCGTACAGCCGTTGCGGGCCGTCAAGACCATCGTCATCGTCGGCCACCAGGGAGACCGGGTGGAACAAGCGATCAGCACCTTCCCGGTCACCTGCGTTGAACAGCACGAGCAACTCGGCACCGGCCACGCCGTGCTTTGCGCCAAAGCGGAATTGGCCGATTTTTCCGGTACGGTACTGGTCCTGTGCGGCGATTCGCCACTCCTGCAGAGTCACCATCTGCAGGAGATGCTGGAAACCCATCACCAATCAGGCGCCGCTCTGACGATCATGACCACCCGACTGGACCAGCCGACCGGTTACGGGCGCATTATCAGCAACCAGGAGGGGGCGGTACAGGCCATCGTCGAAGAAAAAGACGCCTCTTCGCAGCAACGCCGTATCAAGGAGATCAACGCCGGTCTGTATTGCGTGGAAAAAGAATTCCTGTTCACTGCCCTGAATCGGGTTACCCGTGATAACAGCCAGAAGGAGATGTACCTCACCGACATCGTCGGCATCGCCGTAGCCGACGGGGTTACCGTTGGTCGCTACGAACATCCGGTGCCGTTTCAGGTGCTCGGCGTCAACTCCCGGGTCGAGTTGGCCCTGGCCCATGGCGAGATCAGACAACGCCGCAATCGAGAATTGCTGGCCGCCGGAATCACGATGTACGACCCGGCCTCCATTACCGTTGCCCCCACCGTGGAGATCAGCCCCGATTGTACCCTCACCGAACGCATTACCATTCTTGGCGCCAGCCGCCTGGGAGCACGATGCCGTATTGGTGCCGGGGTGGTGCTTGACAACGCCGACATTGGTCCCGACGCAGAAATCGGCGCCAACAGCGTCCTTTCCGGTTGCTCAATCAAAGCCGGGGCGCGAGTTCAGCCCCTGACCGCCTGCGTCAGCGAGGAAGGACCCGGAGCCGCCTCGGGGTAA
- a CDS encoding DUF2179 domain-containing protein encodes MEQMLDPTFFLQPANLIYGLFIFAARVVDVSLGTLRTIAIVHGRTTLSFWLGFFESAIWLAVVSTIVQTVASQPLYGVIYAFGFATGNTVGIKIEKRIALGNLILRVISRGHAKKLTDTLRNQGYRVTTFSGEGKSGPVTELYIVCRRRDLKSLLGRIMSLDPEAFYVTEQAGSVSNVYRPIMQQVTGWRAILKKK; translated from the coding sequence ATGGAACAGATGCTAGACCCCACTTTCTTCCTGCAACCGGCAAACCTCATCTACGGTCTGTTCATCTTCGCCGCCCGGGTCGTAGACGTATCGCTGGGCACCCTGCGCACCATCGCCATCGTCCACGGACGGACCACGCTCTCTTTCTGGCTCGGCTTTTTCGAATCGGCCATCTGGCTGGCCGTGGTCTCCACCATTGTTCAGACCGTGGCCAGCCAACCCCTTTACGGAGTCATCTATGCATTCGGCTTTGCCACGGGCAATACGGTGGGGATCAAAATCGAGAAGCGGATCGCCTTGGGCAACCTGATCCTGCGGGTCATCAGCAGAGGACACGCCAAAAAGCTGACCGACACCTTGCGCAACCAGGGCTATCGGGTTACCACCTTCAGCGGTGAAGGAAAATCGGGGCCGGTGACCGAACTCTATATCGTCTGCCGCCGACGAGACCTGAAAAGCCTACTTGGCCGCATCATGTCCCTGGATCCCGAAGCATTTTACGTCACTGAACAAGCCGGTTCGGTGAGCAATGTCTACCGCCCGATCATGCAGCAGGTAACCGGCTGGCGGGCCATCCTGAAAAAGAAATAA
- a CDS encoding molybdopterin-dependent oxidoreductase, whose protein sequence is MPTVKKTICPLDCPDSCGLLATVEGGRVLSLAGDPEHPYTRGVICRKMRRYPERLNPEQRLLHPQLRIGSKGEGRFARISWDEAWERLVEALQQRVAAHGGETVMPFCYAGNMGLVNRFAGFPLLHRLGATRIEQTICSTAASSAWKLGCGPVGGTPPEAAAEATLIVAWGVNIRATAMHFWNYVAQARKNGAKLLVIDPYRNDTARHADRYIPVAPGGDSALALGVLRLLLERQRLDNEFIAAQTSGFEQLAGYLRSVPFERFTEQSGVDRQTMEQLASLLAEHQRSFFRIGVGLSRNSRGGMAVRAITALAAALGLYDGRPGRGALLFSGAFGGDTDRLSCPELLGSSPRTVNMIHLGRMLTNGGSPPVKALIVYNANPLTVAPDGATVRRGLAREDLFTVVHEQVMTPTARYADLLLPATTFLENRDIYRSYGHFFLGVVDPVVSPAGEAISNFELFQTLAKKMGFSDPPFFQSVDDRILAYLETVAELPVAVSPADIAGGGYIESVRARRGEAPFLRAGGRFRFVNADDPTLPPHACLIEGLEFDHPDLLSRFPLKLITPPMARMLNSTFGERYPGETGELLIHPSDARERSIFDGDPVQVRNFRGSVVRRATVSNDTQPGLVVAEGLYWPATPDDAGINDLVSQHCSDMGGGTLFHEARVEVESMRRVDAQGGGDE, encoded by the coding sequence ATGCCAACCGTTAAAAAAACCATTTGTCCTCTCGATTGTCCCGATAGCTGCGGGTTGTTGGCGACCGTCGAGGGTGGGCGGGTCTTGTCCCTGGCCGGTGATCCCGAGCACCCCTATACGCGCGGGGTGATTTGCCGCAAGATGCGGCGTTATCCCGAGCGTCTGAACCCGGAGCAGCGGCTGCTCCATCCTCAGCTGCGAATCGGTAGTAAGGGGGAGGGTCGCTTCGCCAGGATCAGCTGGGATGAGGCCTGGGAGCGTCTCGTGGAAGCTTTGCAGCAGCGGGTCGCGGCCCATGGCGGCGAGACGGTGATGCCCTTTTGTTATGCCGGCAATATGGGATTGGTCAATCGATTTGCCGGTTTTCCATTACTGCACCGGCTTGGAGCAACCCGGATCGAGCAGACCATCTGCTCGACGGCGGCCAGCAGCGCCTGGAAGCTGGGGTGCGGCCCGGTTGGCGGTACTCCGCCGGAAGCCGCGGCGGAGGCGACGCTGATCGTCGCTTGGGGGGTCAACATCCGTGCCACCGCTATGCATTTCTGGAACTATGTCGCCCAGGCCCGGAAAAACGGGGCGAAGCTCCTGGTTATCGACCCCTATCGCAATGATACCGCCCGACACGCCGATCGTTACATCCCGGTGGCGCCTGGTGGTGACAGTGCTTTGGCCTTGGGCGTGTTGCGGCTGCTGCTGGAGCGGCAGCGGCTCGACAACGAGTTCATTGCCGCGCAGACAAGCGGCTTCGAGCAACTGGCTGGGTATCTGCGCAGCGTCCCCTTTGAGCGATTTACCGAGCAGAGCGGGGTTGACCGACAGACCATGGAGCAGTTGGCCTCTTTATTAGCGGAGCACCAGCGCAGTTTTTTTCGTATTGGGGTCGGTCTCAGTCGCAACAGCCGCGGCGGTATGGCGGTGCGAGCCATCACCGCGTTGGCCGCCGCACTTGGGCTCTATGACGGCCGGCCGGGGCGTGGCGCCTTGCTGTTCTCAGGTGCGTTCGGCGGTGATACCGACCGGCTGAGCTGTCCGGAGTTGCTCGGCAGTTCCCCGCGCACCGTCAACATGATTCATCTCGGCCGGATGCTGACCAATGGTGGCAGCCCGCCGGTTAAGGCGCTGATCGTCTACAATGCCAACCCGCTCACTGTCGCTCCCGATGGGGCCACGGTGCGGCGTGGCCTGGCCCGGGAGGATCTGTTTACCGTTGTCCACGAACAGGTGATGACGCCGACGGCCCGCTATGCCGATCTGCTGCTGCCGGCCACCACCTTTTTGGAAAACCGGGACATCTACCGCTCCTACGGCCATTTTTTTCTCGGGGTTGTCGATCCGGTGGTGTCGCCTGCCGGGGAGGCCATCAGCAATTTCGAGCTGTTTCAAACACTGGCGAAAAAGATGGGGTTTTCCGACCCGCCGTTTTTTCAGAGCGTGGATGACCGGATCCTGGCCTATTTGGAAACCGTTGCTGAATTGCCGGTCGCCGTCAGCCCGGCTGACATTGCCGGCGGCGGCTATATTGAGTCGGTGCGGGCCCGTCGTGGCGAGGCGCCCTTTCTTCGAGCCGGTGGTCGCTTTCGTTTCGTCAACGCTGACGACCCGACCCTGCCACCCCATGCCTGTCTGATTGAGGGGCTCGAGTTCGATCATCCCGACCTGTTGAGCCGCTTTCCGCTGAAACTGATAACGCCGCCAATGGCACGAATGCTCAACTCCACCTTCGGGGAACGCTACCCCGGCGAGACCGGCGAGTTGCTTATCCATCCCAGTGATGCCCGGGAGCGGTCTATCTTTGATGGTGACCCGGTGCAGGTGCGGAATTTTCGCGGCAGCGTGGTTCGGCGGGCAACGGTCAGCAACGATACCCAGCCGGGGCTGGTGGTCGCCGAGGGCTTGTACTGGCCGGCAACCCCCGATGACGCTGGCATCAATGACCTGGTCTCCCAGCATTGTTCGGACATGGGCGGAGGCACGCTGTTTCACGAGGCCCGGGTGGAGGTCGAGTCGATGCGGCGGGTTGATGCTCAGGGAGGGGGAGACGAGTAA
- a CDS encoding nitroreductase family protein produces the protein MDTFEALATRRSIRSYGLGDISDEQIRRLLQMAMLAPSAGNQQPWQFIVVRDRKKLDSVPSFHPYCKMITQVPVAIVVCGDPEGKKWPDFWVQDCSAAVQNLLLAARAEGLGTVWTGVYPRQERMEKCREAFNIPEQIIPFAIVPVGWPAEPGFKTVDRFCPELIHAERFGG, from the coding sequence ATGGATACGTTCGAAGCGCTGGCCACCCGTCGCAGTATCAGAAGCTACGGGCTCGGTGATATCTCCGACGAGCAGATCCGCAGATTGCTGCAGATGGCGATGCTTGCCCCGTCTGCCGGGAATCAGCAGCCCTGGCAATTCATCGTGGTTCGAGATCGGAAGAAACTCGATTCGGTACCCTCGTTTCATCCCTATTGCAAGATGATCACCCAGGTGCCGGTGGCCATTGTGGTCTGCGGCGACCCGGAGGGTAAAAAATGGCCGGATTTCTGGGTTCAGGATTGCAGTGCTGCCGTTCAGAACCTGCTGCTGGCCGCTCGCGCCGAAGGACTGGGTACGGTCTGGACCGGGGTCTATCCACGGCAGGAGCGTATGGAGAAATGCCGTGAAGCCTTCAACATCCCTGAGCAGATCATCCCCTTCGCCATCGTGCCGGTGGGTTGGCCTGCCGAGCCAGGTTTCAAGACGGTCGATCGCTTCTGCCCGGAGCTGATTCATGCCGAACGGTTCGGCGGTTGA
- a CDS encoding TatD family hydrolase, whose translation MPNGSAVDRVDALTAAARPGLVDTHCHIDVSEFAADYGQVLQRARAAGVNRFVVPGVDRGGWPRLLALCRKEAGCHPALGLHPLYLPLHRPAHLEELGKMAARPEVVAIGEVGLDFWDNPEALVRQRQEALFEQQVRIAKGLGLPLLLHARKAHDQVQAIVRRLHFPYGGIVHAFSGSRQQALIWLELGFLIGIGGTITYGRANRVRALAAELPLPGLVLETDAPDIPPAAHRQERNSPEYLPEIVHCLAQLRSDSPDRIAVETTRNAVRLLNRRVPGLAH comes from the coding sequence ATGCCGAACGGTTCGGCGGTTGACCGCGTCGATGCGTTGACCGCCGCGGCCCGGCCCGGATTGGTCGATACACATTGCCATATCGACGTATCCGAGTTCGCCGCCGATTACGGCCAGGTCCTGCAGCGAGCCCGGGCCGCGGGGGTGAACCGCTTTGTCGTGCCCGGTGTCGACCGGGGCGGATGGCCGCGATTATTGGCGTTGTGTCGAAAAGAGGCAGGATGTCACCCGGCGCTTGGCCTGCATCCGCTCTATCTTCCTCTCCATCGGCCGGCGCATCTTGAAGAACTGGGCAAAATGGCGGCGCGTCCGGAGGTCGTAGCCATCGGCGAGGTCGGTCTTGATTTCTGGGACAATCCCGAGGCGCTGGTGCGCCAGCGTCAGGAAGCGTTGTTCGAGCAACAGGTGCGGATAGCCAAAGGGCTCGGCCTGCCGTTGCTGCTCCACGCCCGCAAGGCTCATGATCAGGTGCAGGCGATTGTCCGCCGGCTGCATTTTCCCTACGGCGGGATCGTTCATGCCTTCAGCGGCAGCAGACAGCAGGCCCTGATCTGGCTTGAGCTGGGATTCCTGATCGGGATCGGCGGTACCATCACCTACGGCAGAGCGAACCGGGTCCGTGCGCTCGCCGCCGAGCTGCCACTGCCAGGGCTGGTGCTGGAGACCGATGCCCCCGATATTCCACCGGCGGCTCATCGGCAGGAGCGCAACAGCCCGGAATATCTCCCCGAGATTGTGCACTGCCTGGCTCAGCTTCGCTCCGATTCGCCGGATCGAATCGCTGTCGAGACCACCCGTAATGCCGTCAGGCTGCTGAACCGTCGCGTGCCTGGTTTGGCGCATTGA